The Equus quagga isolate Etosha38 chromosome 2, UCLA_HA_Equagga_1.0, whole genome shotgun sequence genome has a window encoding:
- the LOC124236142 gene encoding snurportin-1 yields the protein MEELSQALASSFSVSQDLNSTAAPHPRLSQYKSKYSSLEQSERRRRLLELQKSKRLDYVNHARRLAEDDWTGVESEEEDKKDDEEMDIDTGKKLPKRYANQLMLSEWLIDVPSDLGQEWIVVVCPVGKRALIVASRGSTSAYTKSGYCVNRFSSLLPGGNRRNSTTAKDYTILDCIYSEVNQTYYVLDVMCWRGHPFYDCQTDFRFYWMHSKLPEEEGLGEKTKLNPFKFVGLKNFPCTPESLCKVLSMDFPFEVDGLLFYHKQTHYSPGSTPLVGWLRPYMVSDVLGVAVPSGPLTTKPEYAGHQLQQIIEHKRSQKEGVKEKLTHKVSENGHYELEHLSTPKLKSPHHTPDHPSSLMEN from the exons ATGGAAGAGCTGAGTCAAGCCCTGGCTAGTAGCTTTTCTGTGTCTCAAGATCTGAACAGCACAGCTGCCCCACACCCCCGTCTGTCCCAGTACAAGTCCAAGTACAGTTCCTTGGAGCAGAGCGAGCGCCGCCGCCGATTGCTGGAACTGCAGAAATC CAAGCGGCTGGATTATGTGAATCATGCCAGAAGACTGGCTGAAGATGACTGGACAGGGGtggagagtgaggaagaagaTAAGAAAGATGACGAAGAAATGGACATTGACACTGGCAAGAAGTTACCAAAACGCTATGCTAATCAA TTAATGCTCTCTGAGTGGTTAATTGATGTCCCTTCAGATTTGGGGCAGGAATGGATTGTGGTCGTGTGCCCCGTTGGAAAAAGAGCCCTTATCGTGGCCTCCAGG GGTTCTACCAGCGCCTACACCAAGAGTGGTTACTGTGTCAACAggttttcttcccttctgccaGGAGGCAACAGGCGaaactcaacaacagcaaaag ACTACACCATTCTGGATTGCATTTACAGTGAGGTGAATCAGACATACTATGTTCTAGATGTGATGTGCTGGCGGGGACACCCTTTTTATGACTGCCAG ACCGATTTCCGATTCTACTGGATGCATTCAAAGTTACCAGAAGAAGAAGGACTGGGAGAGAAGACCAAGCTCAACCCT tttaaatttgtGGGGCTAAAGAATTTCCCTTGTACCCCTGAGAGCCTGTGTAAGGTGCTGTCTATGGATTTCCCTTTTGAG GTAGATGGACTTCTGTTCTACCACAAGCAGACCCACTATAGCCCTGGAAGCACTCCTCTGGTGGGCTGGCTGCGCCCCTACATGGTGTCAGATGTTCTTGGAGTAGCTGTGCCATCTGGCCCACTGACCACCAAGCCAGAATATGCTGGACACCAGCTCCAGCAGATTATTGAGCACAAGAGGAGCCAGAAGGAGGGCGTGAAGGAGAAACTCACACACAAGGTCTCTGAGAATGGACACTATGAATTGGAGCACCTGTCTACCCCCAAGCTGAAGAGCCCTCACCATACCCCAGACCACCCTAGTAGCCTCATGGAGAACTAA